The Roseisolibacter agri genome contains the following window.
CGCCGGCGCCGTGGCGCGCAGCGCGCCCGCGCTGGCCGTGAACTGCGCGACGAACGCCGAGTCGCCGCTCGCCAGCACCACCGGCACGCCGAGCGAGCCCGCGTAGAGCGCGTTCAGCTCTCCCTCGCCGACCTCCACGTCGTTGAGCCAGAGCCCCTTCACGCTGCCGGTGCCGGTGTGCGCGAGAAAGCCGTTCGCGGTGCCGGCGCGCGCGTGGTAGCCCACGAAGATCGCGGCGTCGTAGCCCGCCTCCAGCCCCTCGACCATGCCGAGCGGCTTCACGGACCCCTGCACGTACTGCACGCGCGGGTCGAGCTCCGCGTGCAGGAGGTTCTGCATGTCGCCGTGCGAGTCGTTGACGAGCACCTGCGCGGGCCCGGCGCGCAGCACCGCGGCGACGACGGCGTTCACCTCGTCGGTCATGAGGCGCCGGCCGGTCGCGTAGTCCTTGCCGGCGGCGGAGGTCATCGCCGACGTGCCGATGCCGCCGATCCCCTCCATGTCGACGGAGACGAAGACGCGGCGCGGGCGCGAC
Protein-coding sequences here:
- a CDS encoding M55 family metallopeptidase produces the protein MRPLALLLLASLALPAAAQQPATSRPRRVFVSVDMEGIGGIGTSAMTSAAGKDYATGRRLMTDEVNAVVAAVLRAGPAQVLVNDSHGDMQNLLHAELDPRVQYVQGSVKPLGMVEGLEAGYDAAIFVGYHARAGTANGFLAHTGTGSVKGLWLNDVEVGEGELNALYAGSLGVPVVLASGDSAFVAQFTASAGALRATAPATVATKVAVTPQSARLTHPAAVRDSLTAAVARALAAPARPFAFGGAAGASQAPVRVRLRLADVTTPQILEAIPGVKRVDGYTVAFTAPTMADAYRMIRLMYKFVVV